One part of the Fusibacter sp. A1 genome encodes these proteins:
- a CDS encoding YerC/YecD family TrpR-related protein — MSYQPKYTDPLIDQLYKAILTLETKEDCERFFDDICTISEVQSLSQRLKVAELLDNQETYSHIEDVTGASTATISRISKCLQSQTGGYKLILERLKAKQK, encoded by the coding sequence ATGTCCTATCAGCCTAAGTACACCGATCCACTGATCGATCAGCTTTACAAAGCTATTCTAACCCTAGAAACAAAAGAGGACTGCGAACGGTTCTTCGACGACATCTGTACGATCAGCGAAGTCCAGTCCTTGTCCCAGCGCCTTAAGGTGGCTGAGCTCCTGGATAATCAGGAGACTTATTCGCATATCGAGGACGTCACTGGAGCGTCGACCGCTACAATCAGTAGAATAAGTAAGTGTTTACAGTCGCAAACAGGCGGGTATAAACTCATCCTTGAACGACTCAAGGCAAAACAGAAGTAG
- a CDS encoding methyl-accepting chemotaxis protein, translating to MFKGKKKKATAPVIDGASISEAADEKKKKVKKTKKTPKAKKEKAVRSDKPSKRSKKSKSVKNEGPGSSLSFKNWKIGTKIIVAFILVLIAVIYIVLRGYTLISSIKDDDIPLIQSQMQLNQIVKDMNSTQKDFLLVDSKNPQFFKDDTNNDDFTLNSTPRTIQFYALLEQANKKFEIMLGTDLVKRNLSIKDKIKDVQRNLDDYNYYFDQMHFNTQLKGFGDAGLIGDTTKLKNDLKSKLIVFSSDQAVQKMLSEVDSAYVNYLYTMDIQYFNQIKGVFTTLNQKVIQSDKPDSFKDGYSEMNSEFITSFEALIALNDKIGKTDSEGIYGDMNAALNRVLVSSEELNQLFEEKIMGQISSMVTSVAIIVGIMLVIVIIFAIIISRIISQPVKNLNVMLKDISEGEGDLTKMLEVKTKEELGLLATLFNNFVTKIRDVVIKVKSSVTTLTTYTEEIYGAIEQANDSIENMNIEVQAMVDGLQNNASVVQETTASIQELSSSAAMIAKEAHAVANDSTEVLEASKQGAQKLNHVVKSIEQVKESSESMANVISTLKLSSQEIVGIVSIINAIAEQTSLLALNASIEAARAGEHGRGFSVVAEEVRKLAEQSKGSAFEINGIIKQISKDIDGANETMITEQTYVTESVKQVYETNMSFTQILELIQAIDDKLNTISDGATQQSEISDDMAKAIDELSDIMQTNATSAERIGESVEMQVATFEEIGASISELKTMAQILETETNRFKVD from the coding sequence ATGTTTAAGGGCAAAAAAAAGAAAGCGACAGCACCTGTAATCGATGGTGCTTCAATAAGCGAAGCAGCTGATGAGAAGAAGAAGAAGGTAAAAAAGACGAAAAAGACCCCAAAAGCGAAGAAAGAAAAAGCTGTAAGGTCCGACAAACCGTCCAAGCGTTCTAAAAAATCGAAATCCGTTAAAAATGAAGGTCCAGGCAGTAGCCTCTCCTTTAAGAACTGGAAAATCGGGACTAAAATCATCGTTGCATTCATTCTTGTCCTTATCGCAGTTATCTATATCGTACTTCGCGGCTATACCCTCATCTCTTCGATAAAGGATGATGATATTCCGCTGATTCAATCTCAGATGCAACTCAATCAGATCGTCAAGGACATGAACTCCACCCAAAAGGACTTCTTGCTTGTAGATTCTAAGAATCCGCAGTTCTTCAAGGACGACACCAACAACGATGACTTCACCTTGAATTCGACACCTCGAACAATCCAGTTCTATGCCCTGCTGGAGCAGGCAAATAAAAAGTTCGAAATCATGCTCGGCACAGATTTAGTCAAGCGTAACCTCAGCATCAAAGATAAGATCAAAGATGTCCAGCGCAATCTGGACGATTACAACTATTACTTCGATCAGATGCACTTCAACACACAACTCAAGGGTTTTGGTGATGCAGGACTGATCGGTGACACAACTAAGCTTAAGAATGATTTGAAATCGAAGCTGATCGTCTTCTCTTCAGATCAGGCGGTCCAAAAAATGCTTTCCGAAGTGGACTCGGCATATGTCAACTATCTCTATACGATGGACATCCAGTACTTCAACCAAATCAAAGGTGTCTTTACCACGCTAAACCAAAAGGTCATTCAAAGTGACAAACCGGATAGCTTCAAAGACGGTTACAGTGAAATGAACAGTGAGTTCATCACATCATTCGAGGCGCTGATCGCACTGAACGATAAAATTGGTAAAACAGACTCAGAAGGAATCTACGGAGATATGAACGCAGCACTGAATAGAGTGCTTGTATCCTCTGAAGAACTCAATCAATTGTTTGAAGAGAAGATCATGGGTCAAATCAGTTCCATGGTGACAAGTGTGGCGATCATTGTCGGTATCATGCTCGTTATCGTCATCATCTTCGCCATCATCATCTCGCGTATCATCTCGCAACCGGTTAAAAACCTTAACGTGATGCTTAAGGATATCTCTGAAGGTGAAGGAGACCTCACTAAAATGCTCGAAGTCAAGACGAAAGAAGAGCTTGGCTTACTGGCTACCCTATTCAATAACTTTGTCACTAAAATCAGAGACGTCGTCATTAAAGTTAAATCAAGTGTGACTACGCTAACGACTTATACAGAAGAGATCTACGGTGCTATCGAACAAGCCAACGACAGTATCGAGAATATGAACATCGAAGTACAGGCGATGGTCGACGGGCTACAGAACAACGCAAGCGTAGTTCAGGAAACAACAGCAAGCATTCAGGAACTTTCAAGCAGTGCGGCGATGATCGCAAAAGAAGCCCACGCTGTGGCAAATGACTCGACAGAAGTTTTAGAAGCTTCCAAGCAGGGTGCCCAAAAGCTCAACCATGTAGTCAAGAGCATCGAACAGGTGAAAGAATCTTCGGAATCGATGGCAAATGTGATTTCAACACTTAAATTATCCTCACAAGAAATCGTAGGTATCGTAAGTATCATCAACGCCATCGCGGAGCAGACATCGCTTCTCGCACTCAACGCTTCTATAGAAGCTGCAAGAGCCGGAGAGCACGGTCGTGGATTCTCAGTTGTCGCCGAGGAAGTCAGAAAGCTCGCAGAACAGTCCAAAGGTTCGGCATTCGAGATCAACGGTATCATCAAGCAGATTTCAAAAGATATCGATGGCGCCAACGAAACGATGATTACAGAACAAACCTACGTAACAGAAAGTGTGAAACAGGTTTATGAAACAAATATGAGCTTCACGCAAATTCTTGAACTGATCCAGGCGATCGACGACAAGCTCAATACGATTTCAGATGGAGCTACACAGCAATCCGAAATCTCTGATGATATGGCTAAAGCGATCGACGAGTTGTCGGATATCATGCAGACCAACGCGACATCCGCTGAAAGAATCGGCGAGAGCGTTGAAATGCAAGTTGCCACCTTCGAAGAAATCGGTGCCAGCATATCAGAACTTAAGACGATGGCCCAGATCCTTGAAACAGAAACAAATAGGTTTAAAGTCGACTAA